A region of Beijerinckia sp. 28-YEA-48 DNA encodes the following proteins:
- a CDS encoding GNAT family N-acetyltransferase has protein sequence MIPTLMTTRLILRPLRPEDWVAYRDFLASERARYVGGPFALKMAWGIFCADHAQWDFYGCGALMIEERNTSACLGQVGINFGPLFPEWELGWLLYSGAEGKGYAFEAASALRDWARQERQLSTLVSYIDPQNERSRRLAERLGATLDEQAPKLDPIDLVYRYFKS, from the coding sequence ATGATACCGACCCTTATGACCACGCGATTGATCCTGCGTCCCCTGCGCCCCGAGGATTGGGTCGCCTATCGCGATTTCCTGGCGTCAGAGCGCGCGCGCTATGTGGGCGGGCCATTCGCGCTCAAAATGGCTTGGGGCATATTCTGCGCCGACCACGCCCAATGGGATTTCTATGGCTGCGGCGCCCTCATGATCGAAGAGCGCAACACCAGCGCATGTCTCGGACAAGTCGGAATCAATTTCGGGCCGCTTTTCCCCGAATGGGAACTCGGTTGGCTCCTCTATTCGGGGGCGGAAGGGAAAGGCTACGCCTTTGAAGCTGCGAGCGCCCTGCGAGATTGGGCGCGACAGGAAAGACAACTGAGCACCTTGGTCAGTTACATCGATCCGCAAAATGAACGCTCGCGCAGATTGGCTGAGCGTCTTGGCGCGACGCTGGACGAGCAAGCGCCGAAACTCGATCCGATCGATCTCGTTTACCGTTACTTCAAGTCTTGA
- a CDS encoding class I SAM-dependent methyltransferase: protein MSLASDARFWDRTSRKYARGAIADQAGYERTLARTRALLRSGDRVIELGCGTGTTAFHLAGQVQDYLATDISSAMVAIAEEKRAADPIPGLIFRAATAEALLPDAPFNAVLGFNYLHLVRDLPGTLRSIHALIATDGVFVSKTPCVGEMNPLIRLVLPAMRAIGQAPYAGVFRAAELSQYIEGAGFDIMASENHATKGNDQRPYIVARKR from the coding sequence ATGAGTCTTGCGAGCGACGCCCGCTTTTGGGACCGGACGTCACGGAAATATGCCAGGGGCGCGATCGCCGATCAGGCCGGCTATGAGCGCACGCTGGCGCGCACCCGCGCTCTGTTGCGATCAGGCGATCGGGTTATAGAACTGGGCTGCGGCACGGGAACGACGGCGTTTCATCTTGCGGGCCAGGTGCAGGACTATCTGGCGACGGATATCTCTTCTGCAATGGTCGCGATCGCCGAGGAGAAACGCGCGGCCGATCCGATCCCAGGCCTTATCTTTCGCGCGGCGACAGCCGAAGCGCTGCTGCCTGACGCGCCGTTCAATGCGGTGCTGGGTTTCAATTATCTGCATCTGGTTCGCGACCTGCCGGGCACCTTACGCAGCATCCATGCGCTGATCGCCACGGACGGCGTGTTCGTCTCCAAGACACCCTGTGTCGGAGAGATGAACCCGCTCATCCGGTTGGTCTTGCCGGCGATGCGCGCCATCGGCCAAGCGCCTTATGCGGGGGTCTTTCGGGCGGCGGAGCTGAGCCAGTACATCGAGGGCGCGGGCTTCGACATTATGGCCAGCGAAAACCACGCCACGAAGGGCAACGATCAGCGTCCCTACATCGTGGCGCGCAAGCGGTGA
- a CDS encoding FAD-dependent monooxygenase, producing MRNLPVIYDVVIAGAGPVGLFLACELRLADLSVLVLEQAEDPHSPLKRLPFGMRGLSVPTIEAFDRRGLLDDIVAAQRAREATGGSTMAAAHWMQQPRRPAGHFAGIQFYFDNIDTSKWPYRLPSSNSTSLAVDIETLELALAAHARAMGVEIRRGLGVEGFALSDEDVSIRTAGETFRGRWLVGCDGGRSTVRKAGGFEFVGTAPEFTGYSVEVEMSDPDKLPLGRHYTPTGMYTYARPGTIGMVDFDGGAFHRTQPITREHVQAVLRRVSCTDVTLTTLHLASTWTDRAYQATAYRKGRVLLAGDAAHTHSPLGGQGLNLGLGDAMNLGWKLAATIKGHAPIGLLDSYANERHRVGADVLDWSRAQVALMRPSRSSRALEAIIRDLIDTRDGATYFAERVWGVSLRYDFGDSHPLVGRSVPDFELADGTKIGGLLRTGKGLLLDFDARSSLQVLASGWRDRIAYVASDAKERLGLSAVLVRPDGFIAWACEGTPDRDEAAQALSQWFGRRSA from the coding sequence TTGAGGAATTTACCCGTGATCTACGATGTCGTGATTGCCGGAGCCGGCCCCGTCGGCTTGTTTCTCGCCTGCGAGCTGCGCCTCGCGGACCTGTCCGTATTGGTGCTGGAGCAAGCCGAGGATCCCCACTCCCCCTTGAAGCGACTGCCGTTCGGCATGCGCGGCCTCTCAGTGCCCACCATTGAAGCCTTCGACCGTCGCGGATTGCTGGACGACATCGTTGCGGCACAGCGCGCGCGTGAGGCCACGGGCGGCAGCACCATGGCCGCCGCGCATTGGATGCAACAGCCGCGCCGCCCGGCCGGCCACTTCGCCGGCATCCAATTCTACTTCGACAACATCGACACTTCGAAATGGCCCTATCGTCTGCCAAGCTCGAACAGCACCAGCCTGGCGGTCGACATAGAAACGCTCGAGCTCGCATTGGCTGCTCACGCCCGCGCGATGGGCGTCGAGATCAGGCGCGGCCTCGGTGTCGAAGGCTTCGCTCTGTCGGACGAGGATGTGAGCATTCGGACTGCCGGCGAGACCTTTCGCGGACGCTGGCTCGTTGGATGTGATGGCGGCCGCAGCACGGTGCGCAAGGCCGGCGGCTTTGAGTTCGTCGGCACCGCTCCCGAATTCACCGGCTATTCCGTCGAAGTCGAGATGAGCGATCCAGACAAGCTGCCCCTGGGCCGTCACTACACGCCGACGGGCATGTACACTTACGCGCGGCCCGGGACGATCGGGATGGTCGATTTCGACGGCGGCGCATTCCATCGCACCCAGCCGATCACGCGCGAACATGTGCAGGCGGTTCTGCGCCGTGTCTCCTGCACGGATGTCACGCTGACCACGCTCCATCTCGCCAGCACCTGGACGGATCGCGCCTATCAGGCGACGGCTTACCGGAAAGGACGGGTGTTGCTCGCGGGCGATGCCGCGCACACCCATTCGCCCTTGGGCGGCCAAGGCCTCAATCTTGGACTGGGTGACGCGATGAACCTGGGTTGGAAGCTCGCTGCCACGATTAAAGGCCACGCGCCGATCGGTCTCCTCGACAGCTATGCGAACGAACGTCATCGCGTCGGCGCAGATGTCCTTGATTGGTCGCGCGCTCAAGTCGCACTCATGCGACCGAGCCGCAGTTCGCGCGCGCTCGAGGCTATCATCCGCGATCTCATCGACACGCGCGACGGCGCGACCTATTTCGCCGAGCGCGTGTGGGGCGTTTCCCTGCGCTATGATTTCGGCGACAGCCATCCGCTCGTGGGCCGCAGCGTGCCCGACTTCGAGCTCGCTGACGGAACGAAGATCGGCGGTCTGCTGAGAACAGGCAAAGGCCTATTGCTGGACTTCGACGCGCGTTCATCGCTGCAAGTGCTGGCAAGTGGTTGGCGTGACCGGATCGCCTATGTGGCGAGCGACGCCAAGGAGCGGCTGGGGCTGAGTGCCGTTCTCGTGCGACCCGACGGCTTCATCGCCTGGGCCTGCGAAGGAACGCCTGATCGTGACGAAGCCGCTCAGGCGCTGTCGCAATGGTTCGGTCGCCGGTCCGCCTGA
- a CDS encoding NAD(P)/FAD-dependent oxidoreductase, translating into MKTPVTIIGAGLGGLVLARVLHVHGIPATIYEAEPSAEARTQGGQLDIHAHDGQVALAAAGLTDAFRAIIHAGGEATRVLDRHGAVLFEELDDSTGGRPEVLRGDLRRILLDSLPPRTIQWGKKLSDVTVLGDGRHALSFADGSTATSHLLVGADGAWSKVRPLLSQAKPEYIGTSFVETYLHDADARHAAAAAAAGGGSLFALAAGQGIFAHREAGNILHAYVALNRPATWFADIDFNNTSSLAKVAAEFDGWAPALTALITDGEAVPVLRMLHTLPTEHRWERVPGVTLLGDAAHLAPPAGEGANLAMFDGAELAAAIAAHPDNVEAALAAYEAAMFPRSQTAAAEAHQTLALCLDDRAPFSLIDFFKSAFERHDEGASIA; encoded by the coding sequence ATGAAGACCCCCGTGACGATTATCGGGGCGGGCCTCGGTGGCCTGGTCCTGGCCCGTGTCCTCCATGTCCACGGCATCCCCGCGACGATTTACGAAGCCGAGCCTTCGGCGGAAGCCCGGACCCAAGGCGGCCAACTCGATATCCACGCGCACGATGGCCAGGTCGCACTGGCCGCGGCCGGCCTCACCGACGCATTCCGCGCCATCATCCACGCAGGCGGCGAGGCCACACGCGTGCTCGACCGGCACGGCGCGGTGCTCTTCGAAGAACTCGACGACAGCACGGGCGGCCGGCCCGAGGTTCTTCGGGGCGATCTGCGGCGCATTCTTCTGGACTCCCTGCCGCCAAGGACGATCCAGTGGGGCAAGAAGCTGAGCGATGTGACAGTGCTTGGCGACGGCCGACACGCGCTGAGCTTCGCCGATGGGTCGACCGCAACCAGCCACCTGCTCGTCGGCGCCGATGGCGCCTGGTCGAAAGTCAGGCCCCTGCTCTCCCAGGCAAAGCCCGAATATATCGGCACGTCATTCGTCGAGACCTACCTGCACGACGCCGATGCGCGACACGCCGCGGCAGCCGCTGCGGCCGGCGGTGGTTCCTTGTTCGCGCTTGCCGCCGGACAGGGAATTTTCGCGCATCGTGAGGCTGGAAACATTCTCCATGCTTATGTCGCGCTGAACCGACCGGCGACGTGGTTCGCCGATATCGACTTCAACAACACGAGCAGCTTGGCGAAAGTCGCGGCCGAGTTCGACGGATGGGCCCCAGCGCTCACCGCTTTGATCACCGATGGCGAAGCCGTGCCGGTCTTGCGCATGCTCCATACCCTCCCGACCGAACATCGATGGGAGCGCGTGCCGGGCGTGACACTTCTCGGAGACGCCGCGCATCTGGCGCCACCGGCCGGAGAAGGCGCGAACCTCGCGATGTTCGACGGCGCCGAGCTCGCAGCGGCGATCGCTGCCCACCCCGACAACGTCGAGGCGGCGCTTGCTGCCTATGAAGCGGCGATGTTTCCGCGCAGCCAAACGGCCGCAGCCGAGGCGCACCAGACCCTGGCGCTCTGTCTCGACGATCGCGCGCCCTTCAGCCTCATCGATTTCTTCAAGAGTGCGTTTGAGAGGCACGACGAAGGCGCCTCCATCGCTTGA
- a CDS encoding MFS transporter produces MTQTTSPLAAAAKPLNSPARVLTASLIGTTIEFYDFYIYATAAVVVFPTLFFPGSDDATALLASFATFSIAFFARPFGALVFGHFGDRVGRKTTLVAALLTMGVSTVMIGLLPTYASVGLLAPLLLALCRFGQGFGLGGEWGGAVLLATENAPEGKRSWYGMFPQFGAPLGLFLASATFWILLHFMSKEDLLNYGWRIPFVVSIILIVVGLWVRLSISETPEFQAAIDRAERVAVPAFELLRKHKRSLFLGSFLALVTFVLFYLSTAYLLAYNTKVLNMTLVDAIGVQAYASVIFGISTILAGKLGDIFGRRTLLLVGMLAIAAFSFAFGPMLSGDVEAIYIFVTVAMFLFGLNYGIIGAVLAAPFPPQVRYTGASMTFNIAGILGASLAPYAAVWLQSHYGIVSVGYYLLVCTIISLLCLLATRRDEI; encoded by the coding sequence ATGACCCAAACGACCTCGCCCCTCGCTGCCGCCGCCAAGCCGCTGAACTCCCCCGCGCGGGTGCTGACGGCCAGCCTGATCGGCACGACCATCGAATTCTACGACTTCTATATCTATGCGACAGCCGCGGTGGTGGTCTTCCCGACGCTGTTCTTCCCTGGCAGCGATGACGCCACGGCCTTGCTGGCCTCCTTTGCCACCTTCTCGATCGCCTTCTTCGCCCGCCCGTTCGGCGCCTTGGTGTTCGGCCATTTTGGCGATCGCGTCGGCCGCAAAACCACGCTGGTGGCGGCGCTGCTGACCATGGGCGTTTCGACGGTTATGATTGGCCTTCTGCCGACCTATGCCTCGGTTGGATTGCTGGCGCCGCTGTTGCTGGCGCTGTGCCGCTTCGGCCAGGGCTTTGGTCTTGGGGGCGAATGGGGCGGCGCGGTGTTGCTGGCCACCGAGAACGCGCCGGAAGGCAAGCGCAGCTGGTACGGCATGTTCCCGCAGTTCGGCGCGCCGCTCGGCTTGTTCCTGGCCTCGGCGACGTTCTGGATCCTTCTGCATTTCATGTCGAAAGAGGATTTGCTGAACTATGGCTGGCGCATTCCGTTTGTCGTCTCGATCATTCTGATCGTTGTTGGCCTTTGGGTGCGGCTGTCGATCAGCGAGACACCGGAGTTTCAGGCAGCGATCGATCGCGCCGAGCGAGTTGCGGTGCCGGCCTTTGAGCTGCTGCGCAAACACAAGCGCAGTCTGTTCCTCGGCTCCTTCCTGGCGCTGGTGACCTTTGTACTGTTCTACCTGTCGACCGCTTATCTGTTGGCCTACAACACCAAGGTTCTGAATATGACCTTGGTCGATGCGATCGGCGTGCAGGCCTATGCCTCCGTGATTTTCGGCATCTCGACGATACTGGCTGGCAAGCTGGGCGATATTTTCGGTCGGCGCACGCTGTTGCTCGTCGGCATGCTGGCCATCGCCGCGTTTTCGTTTGCGTTCGGTCCGATGCTGTCGGGCGACGTCGAGGCCATCTACATCTTCGTCACGGTGGCGATGTTTCTGTTCGGTCTCAACTACGGCATCATCGGCGCGGTTCTCGCCGCGCCGTTCCCGCCGCAGGTGCGCTATACCGGGGCGTCGATGACCTTCAACATCGCCGGTATTCTGGGCGCGTCGCTGGCGCCCTATGCCGCGGTCTGGCTGCAGAGCCATTATGGCATCGTCTCCGTCGGCTACTATCTGCTGGTCTGCACGATCATTTCCCTGCTGTGCCTGCTGGCCACGCGCCGCGACGAGATCTGA
- a CDS encoding TetR family transcriptional regulator, with the protein MTPKIRTERRADALSKERIVEAAIEILDKEGEGALTFRALAARLATGSGAIYWHVADKQDLLAAATDHIIARVTSEAVKGATPQDAIRTLALGVFDVIDAHPWVGGQLSRDPWQYAVLRILEGIGGQIQALGVPQQAQFNAATALMSFLLGLAGQYAAGAGVLSRDMDRTTALRAVAAKWAQLDPVEHPFVRQVAAVLPEHDDREQFLAGINLILAGIESVG; encoded by the coding sequence ATGACACCTAAGATTCGGACTGAACGGCGCGCGGATGCCCTCTCGAAGGAGCGGATCGTCGAGGCTGCGATCGAAATCCTCGACAAGGAGGGCGAGGGCGCGCTCACCTTCCGCGCATTGGCGGCGCGCCTGGCGACCGGCAGCGGCGCGATCTATTGGCACGTCGCCGACAAGCAGGACCTGCTCGCCGCGGCCACCGACCACATCATCGCCCGTGTCACGTCCGAGGCGGTGAAAGGGGCGACGCCGCAGGACGCGATCCGCACCCTTGCCCTGGGTGTGTTCGATGTGATCGACGCCCATCCTTGGGTGGGGGGACAGCTGTCGCGCGACCCATGGCAGTACGCGGTGCTGCGGATATTGGAGGGTATTGGCGGGCAGATTCAGGCTCTTGGCGTGCCCCAACAGGCTCAGTTCAATGCTGCCACCGCCCTGATGAGCTTCCTCCTCGGCCTCGCCGGACAATATGCGGCCGGCGCCGGCGTCCTGTCGCGCGACATGGATCGGACAACGGCGCTGCGCGCCGTCGCGGCCAAGTGGGCGCAGCTCGATCCCGTCGAACACCCGTTCGTGCGGCAGGTGGCGGCGGTGTTGCCCGAGCACGATGACCGCGAGCAGTTTCTGGCTGGCATTAACCTGATCCTTGCCGGCATCGAGAGTGTCGGATAG
- a CDS encoding alpha/beta hydrolase, with protein MTTVQANGLELAYESFGHDAEEPVLLIAGLGTQMIRWSVPLCERLATCGYRVIRFDNRDVGCSTHFSASAAPDLGTLAAALMAGRQPEVPYTLHDMAADAIGLLDALAIEQAHVVGRSMGGMIAQIMASEYPTRILSLTSIMSSTGNPALPQAAPDIMAMLMRPSPNPHSDEAGFLAQSLAFARRIAGTGYPFDEDAYRRLVLEEVRRAYDPGGVGRQIAAMAVAGDRRARLATITMPTLVIHGADDLLIPPACGRDTAAAIANADFRLVAGMGHDLPPELDRDVVTAIDQIAKKGLPHAR; from the coding sequence ATGACAACCGTCCAGGCCAATGGCCTCGAATTGGCCTATGAGAGCTTCGGCCATGATGCCGAGGAACCCGTCTTGCTGATCGCTGGGTTAGGCACCCAGATGATCCGTTGGTCGGTTCCGCTCTGCGAGAGGCTTGCGACGTGCGGCTACCGCGTGATCCGGTTCGACAATCGCGACGTCGGATGCTCGACGCATTTCAGCGCAAGCGCGGCACCTGATCTCGGAACGCTGGCGGCGGCGCTCATGGCGGGGCGACAGCCGGAGGTTCCTTACACGCTGCACGACATGGCCGCCGATGCCATTGGCCTGCTGGATGCCTTGGCCATCGAGCAAGCGCACGTCGTCGGCCGATCGATGGGCGGGATGATCGCGCAGATCATGGCGAGTGAATATCCCACGCGGATCTTGTCGCTCACCTCGATCATGTCGAGCACAGGCAATCCGGCGCTTCCACAAGCCGCTCCCGACATCATGGCGATGCTGATGCGCCCCTCGCCCAATCCCCACTCCGACGAGGCGGGATTTCTGGCGCAGAGCCTTGCCTTTGCCCGTCGCATCGCCGGCACGGGCTATCCGTTTGATGAAGACGCTTATCGTCGACTTGTTCTGGAAGAGGTGCGGCGCGCCTACGATCCCGGCGGTGTCGGGCGGCAGATCGCTGCGATGGCGGTTGCCGGTGACCGTCGCGCGCGTCTGGCGACCATCACCATGCCGACCCTGGTCATTCACGGGGCTGATGATCTTCTTATTCCCCCAGCCTGCGGTCGCGATACGGCGGCTGCGATCGCGAATGCGGATTTCAGGCTCGTTGCCGGCATGGGGCACGACCTGCCGCCCGAACTTGATCGTGATGTTGTCACGGCGATCGACCAGATAGCGAAAAAAGGGCTGCCGCATGCCCGCTAA